Proteins from a single region of Sphaerochaeta globosa str. Buddy:
- a CDS encoding GTP-binding signal recognition particle SRP54 G- domain: MEFLSLEASDYESALRQARSEHGNAVRIHTRKDFSKGSLLAKQKRCAITYYLVKERALTPEPEPVEVKVFNAEAYLANLLTSNDIPLSFHEKVFAGKIEHSQTEIEVQLLQSLFEGIQFEDEIGSKFAIFVGAAGVGKTTTLVKTALYLRAQKGKKVALLSFDTQRTGSVEQIRQFAHEFALPLYEASDESALAGLLASLKGFDHILVDTSGRSAKDEELKAFLDGMLAVLPFQGCSTYLVVSASHKESDLLAQQQLFAKQRVKAIICTKLDETSGIGNLLSFVQKSDVPLLFLADGQTIPQDFHPASAAYLMTRLQGFSLDLLQFFPSL; the protein is encoded by the coding sequence TTGGAATTCCTTAGCCTTGAAGCAAGTGATTATGAAAGCGCACTCAGGCAGGCCCGTAGCGAACACGGGAATGCCGTGCGCATTCATACCCGTAAGGATTTTTCCAAAGGTTCTCTGCTGGCAAAACAGAAGCGTTGTGCAATCACCTACTATCTGGTAAAGGAACGAGCACTGACACCGGAACCTGAGCCTGTTGAGGTGAAGGTTTTCAATGCAGAAGCCTACCTTGCCAATTTGCTAACCTCCAACGACATCCCTCTGTCTTTTCATGAGAAAGTATTTGCAGGCAAGATCGAGCATTCCCAAACCGAAATTGAGGTTCAGCTGCTGCAAAGCCTGTTTGAAGGAATACAGTTTGAGGATGAAATTGGATCCAAGTTTGCCATATTCGTGGGTGCTGCCGGTGTAGGAAAGACTACGACCTTGGTCAAGACTGCCTTGTACTTGCGTGCTCAGAAGGGTAAGAAAGTTGCACTCTTGAGCTTCGATACGCAACGGACCGGCTCGGTGGAGCAAATTCGGCAATTTGCGCATGAGTTTGCCCTTCCTTTGTATGAAGCCTCCGATGAGTCTGCTTTGGCAGGCTTGCTTGCTTCCCTTAAGGGATTCGACCATATCCTGGTCGATACCAGTGGGCGTAGTGCAAAAGATGAGGAGCTCAAGGCCTTTCTGGATGGCATGCTTGCCGTACTTCCCTTCCAAGGGTGCAGTACCTACTTGGTGGTGAGTGCTTCCCATAAGGAAAGCGATTTGCTAGCACAACAACAACTCTTTGCAAAACAAAGGGTGAAAGCGATTATCTGTACGAAACTCGATGAAACCAGTGGTATCGGTAATCTCTTGAGCTTTGTACAAAAGTCGGATGTACCGTTGCTCTTCCTTGCCGATGGACAGACCATCCCCCAGGACTTTCATCCTGCCTCAGCAGCCTATCTGATGACCAGGCTTCAAGGTTTCAGCCTGGACCTACTCCAGTTTTTCCCATCCCTTTAG
- the hslU gene encoding ATP-dependent protease ATPase subunit HslU: MAYAASKKLDELKPSEIVKELDKYIIGQKQAKRTIAVAIRNRTRRKRLPLEIRDEVSPKNIIMIGPTGVGKTEIARRIAKLSNAPFIKVEATKYTEVGYVGRDVESIIRDLMSIAVQQVKAELAERELEKVQNRVEERLLDILLPQVKEDPSVDIIAVGSSYTDSQKVTRERFRQMLRDGKFDEREVEINVQSRKRVGIEVLGQPNMEELQEAMQSIGSIFGNGKAHNRKLTVKRAREIFTEEETDKAVDTDRAIDEAKERVEQMGIVFIDEIDKVAKSGGSGGGIDVSREGVQRDILPIIEGTSVSTKWGVIDTTHILFIASGAFHVSKPSDLIPELQGRFPLRVELDDLKADDFYRILTEPANAITMQYRELLKTEGVQIIFEDEAIRRISEIAYEVNSSHDNIGARRLFTIMEKLLEELSFSADELTGQTIPITRAYVDERLGDVIQNQDLSKFIL; encoded by the coding sequence ATGGCATATGCAGCAAGCAAGAAGCTTGACGAGCTCAAGCCTTCCGAAATAGTGAAGGAACTCGATAAGTACATAATCGGTCAGAAGCAGGCAAAACGGACGATTGCCGTTGCGATTCGCAACCGGACCCGCCGCAAACGCCTGCCGCTGGAAATTCGGGATGAGGTTTCTCCAAAGAATATCATCATGATCGGGCCCACCGGGGTGGGAAAAACTGAGATTGCTCGCCGAATAGCGAAGCTTTCCAATGCCCCATTCATCAAGGTTGAGGCGACCAAATATACTGAGGTCGGGTATGTCGGTCGGGATGTGGAATCAATCATCCGTGATTTGATGAGCATTGCTGTACAGCAGGTAAAAGCTGAGCTTGCCGAACGTGAACTGGAAAAGGTCCAGAACCGGGTGGAAGAGCGGTTGTTGGATATTCTGCTGCCTCAGGTAAAGGAAGACCCGTCGGTGGACATCATAGCAGTGGGCAGCAGCTATACCGACAGCCAGAAAGTCACCCGTGAGCGGTTTCGGCAGATGTTGCGCGATGGCAAGTTCGATGAACGCGAGGTTGAGATCAATGTGCAAAGCCGCAAGCGCGTCGGCATCGAGGTGCTTGGACAACCCAATATGGAGGAGCTGCAGGAGGCGATGCAAAGCATCGGTTCCATTTTCGGCAATGGCAAAGCCCACAACCGCAAGCTGACAGTCAAGCGGGCCAGGGAGATTTTCACCGAGGAAGAGACCGACAAGGCTGTTGACACCGACCGAGCCATCGACGAAGCGAAGGAACGGGTCGAACAGATGGGTATTGTATTCATCGATGAGATTGACAAGGTTGCCAAAAGCGGCGGATCGGGCGGTGGCATCGATGTTTCCCGTGAAGGCGTCCAGCGTGATATCCTACCCATCATCGAAGGGACCAGCGTTTCCACCAAATGGGGCGTGATTGACACCACTCACATTCTGTTCATCGCCAGTGGAGCATTCCATGTCTCCAAACCCAGCGACTTGATTCCTGAATTGCAGGGACGCTTTCCGCTGCGCGTAGAATTGGATGACCTGAAAGCTGACGATTTCTATAGGATTCTGACTGAACCGGCCAATGCAATTACGATGCAATATCGCGAATTGCTCAAGACCGAGGGTGTGCAGATAATCTTTGAGGATGAGGCCATCAGGAGAATTAGTGAAATTGCCTATGAGGTGAACTCAAGTCATGATAATATTGGTGCCAGAAGGCTCTTTACCATCATGGAAAAACTCCTTGAGGAATTGAGCTTCAGTGCAGATGAGCTTACCGGACAGACTATCCCCATCACCCGAGCCTACGTGGATGAACGACTCGGCGATGTTATTCAGAATCAGGACCTTTCGAAGTTTATCCTTTAG